The proteins below come from a single Acidobacteriota bacterium genomic window:
- a CDS encoding SUMF1/EgtB/PvdO family nonheme iron enzyme, which yields MHGNVWEWCEAWYGDYPRTPETDPKGPAKGKWRVLRGGSWKDGKDDQRSAYRGGLSPSTKYKDIGFRVVARAK from the coding sequence ATGCATGGAAATGTATGGGAATGGTGTGAAGCTTGGTACGGCGACTATCCGCGAACCCCCGAGACCGATCCAAAAGGCCCTGCAAAAGGAAAATGGCGTGTCCTGCGCGGCGGCTCGTGGAAAGATGGCAAAGACGACCAACGATCCGCGTATCGAGGTGGACTCTCACCTTCGACAAAATACAAAGATATCGGCTTTCGTGTTGTTGCGAGGGCAAAATAA
- a CDS encoding cysteine desulfurase — translation MKRIYLDNSATTPVAPEVVEAMMPYLTDKFGNASSIHFFGQEARGAVDRARHQVAALINARPNEIIFTSGGTEANNLAVRGLVESNNKHGRHIITSAIEHSAVKSVCEDLEKQDYWVTYLPVYEDGLVRIEDVEAAITAETVLISIMTANNEIGTIQPVAEIGRLVRGLREKGRKIWFHTDAVQAAGKMPVDVEEIGCDLLSISAHKIYAPKGVGALYVRRGVRLHAQNIGGSQERGIRGGTESVPNIVAFGKACELARTELGLATDYLRGLRDGFESRVGEAIDGLTFNGNRDRRLPNISNISFSRIEGEALLINLDMHGIAVSTGSACSSGNLEPSPVIRALGSDEERARSAIRFSFGRFNAEEEVDRLIQVLPEAIVNLRKLSR, via the coding sequence ATGAAACGGATCTATCTCGATAATTCCGCCACCACGCCGGTCGCTCCCGAAGTGGTTGAGGCTATGATGCCGTATTTGACTGACAAATTCGGCAACGCTTCGAGCATCCACTTCTTCGGACAAGAAGCCCGTGGTGCGGTCGATCGGGCTCGGCATCAGGTCGCCGCGTTGATCAATGCAAGGCCGAACGAGATCATTTTCACGTCCGGCGGTACTGAGGCAAACAACCTCGCCGTCCGCGGCCTCGTCGAATCGAATAACAAACACGGACGCCACATCATCACGTCGGCGATCGAACATTCCGCTGTTAAAAGCGTCTGCGAAGACCTAGAAAAACAGGACTATTGGGTCACGTATCTGCCGGTTTATGAGGATGGTCTGGTGCGGATCGAGGATGTCGAAGCGGCGATCACCGCTGAGACTGTTTTGATCTCGATAATGACGGCAAATAACGAGATCGGCACGATCCAGCCTGTGGCTGAGATCGGGCGTTTAGTAAGGGGCTTACGCGAAAAGGGCCGGAAGATCTGGTTTCACACCGATGCAGTACAGGCCGCCGGAAAGATGCCCGTCGATGTCGAAGAAATCGGCTGCGACCTGCTTTCGATCTCGGCCCATAAGATCTATGCTCCGAAAGGCGTTGGAGCTTTGTACGTCCGCCGGGGAGTTCGCCTGCACGCCCAGAATATCGGCGGTTCGCAGGAACGCGGTATTCGCGGCGGCACGGAATCAGTCCCGAACATCGTGGCCTTCGGAAAGGCATGTGAGCTAGCACGAACCGAACTCGGACTCGCAACAGATTACCTCCGCGGCCTTCGCGACGGTTTCGAAAGCCGCGTCGGCGAAGCGATCGACGGCCTGACCTTCAACGGCAATCGAGATCGACGCCTGCCAAATATCTCAAACATCTCATTCAGCCGCATCGAGGGCGAGGCTCTGCTCATCAACCTCGACATGCACGGCATCGCCGTCTCGACCGGCTCAGCCTGCTCATCCGGCAATCTCGAACCATCACCGGTCATCCGGGCACTCGGCTCGGACGAAGAACGTGCCCGCTCCGCGATCCGCTTCAGCTTCGGCAGGTTCAATGCCGAAGAAGAAGTCGACCGTCTCATCCAGGTTCTCCCCGAAGCCATCGTGAACCTCAGAAAGCTCTCTCGCTGA
- a CDS encoding radical SAM protein, translating to MDFATKEIFKRYASILIGRPISPVFLNILVTSVCDMRCTHCFFTEELDDRPRKKLQMKADEIAKISETLGGNLGVLVLAGGEPFTRKDLPEIVRAFYENNKLDSVYLMSNGQIHPRIFPDVARIMDECPNLNVSVALGIDGMKDAHEKIRRKEGSWDKAIHTARTLQQMKKEQYPKLDIQTCTCVMHSNEDTIFDWYDFLKHDLKPDKVNINYIRPPSADPIELEFDHKRYQQLSQMILEDTKSAALKNNYGGKSGIFKAAVDIYMHDIIAKTKEENKAQLKCYAGSAGAVIYDNGVLSSCENKADVLNLRDYDWDFQAAWKTDLMKERRKEVADGCHCTHESNCFYPSLPLNPGHLIKIKKLEGEMKKAAKNAEFMAAREVALKA from the coding sequence ATGGATTTTGCTACAAAAGAGATTTTCAAACGATACGCAAGCATACTGATCGGCCGCCCGATCTCGCCTGTATTCTTAAATATTCTGGTAACGAGCGTCTGCGACATGCGATGCACGCACTGCTTTTTTACCGAAGAGCTAGACGACCGCCCGCGTAAAAAGCTGCAGATGAAGGCCGATGAGATCGCCAAGATCTCGGAAACGCTAGGCGGTAATCTCGGTGTTTTGGTGCTCGCCGGCGGCGAACCGTTCACGCGTAAAGATCTGCCTGAGATCGTCCGGGCTTTTTACGAGAACAACAAGCTCGACAGCGTATATCTGATGTCGAACGGCCAGATCCATCCGCGTATCTTCCCGGACGTCGCCCGCATCATGGACGAATGTCCTAATCTTAACGTCAGTGTTGCCCTTGGCATCGACGGGATGAAGGACGCTCACGAAAAGATCCGCAGGAAAGAGGGAAGCTGGGACAAAGCGATCCATACGGCCCGAACGCTGCAGCAGATGAAGAAAGAGCAGTATCCGAAGCTCGATATTCAGACGTGTACGTGTGTGATGCATTCGAACGAGGACACGATCTTCGATTGGTACGATTTCCTGAAGCACGATCTGAAGCCGGACAAGGTGAACATCAATTACATCCGCCCGCCATCGGCCGATCCGATCGAGTTGGAGTTTGACCACAAGCGGTACCAGCAGCTTTCGCAGATGATCCTCGAGGATACGAAGAGTGCGGCCCTGAAGAACAATTACGGCGGCAAATCGGGTATTTTCAAGGCCGCGGTCGATATCTATATGCACGATATCATCGCCAAGACCAAGGAAGAGAACAAAGCCCAGCTCAAATGCTACGCCGGTAGCGCGGGAGCGGTGATCTATGACAACGGTGTGCTTTCGTCGTGTGAGAACAAAGCTGACGTGCTGAATTTGCGTGATTATGACTGGGATTTTCAGGCTGCCTGGAAGACCGACCTCATGAAAGAACGCCGCAAGGAAGTCGCCGACGGCTGCCACTGCACGCACGAGTCGAATTGCTTCTATCCATCGCTGCCGCTCAACCCAGGTCATCTGATCAAGATCAAGAAGCTGGAAGGTGAGATGAAGAAGGCGGCGAAGAATGCCGAGTTTATGGCGGCGAGGGAAGTTGCTCTGAAGGCTTAG
- a CDS encoding SDR family oxidoreductase: protein MSLLLEGKRAFVSGGTRGIGAAICEVFAREGADVAFNYHSSDNLADEVRAKIEAHGRRALSYKVSVTDRYGMKHIAREIKDAWGPINILVNNAAVNKGDNFATTTDKSWDWVVDTNVGSLFAVTKPFYKQMIRERAGSILNITSVGAIRSLPTSVHYATSKAAMIGFTKCLSREAANFGISVNAIAAGIFDTDLGQTLPERLLQMHDFWVAKGRQGQPAELAEFAAFMTSDRNSFMSGEVVIVDGGAIT from the coding sequence TTGAGCCTCTTACTTGAAGGAAAGCGTGCGTTTGTATCCGGTGGGACACGCGGGATCGGAGCTGCTATTTGCGAAGTTTTCGCCCGCGAAGGCGCTGACGTGGCGTTTAATTATCATTCCAGTGACAATCTGGCCGACGAGGTGAGGGCGAAGATCGAGGCCCACGGCCGCCGTGCTCTCAGCTACAAGGTCTCGGTCACCGACCGTTACGGCATGAAGCACATCGCCCGCGAGATCAAAGATGCCTGGGGCCCGATAAATATTCTGGTCAATAATGCCGCGGTTAATAAGGGCGACAATTTTGCAACGACGACGGATAAAAGCTGGGATTGGGTCGTCGATACCAACGTCGGCAGCCTTTTCGCAGTAACCAAACCATTCTACAAGCAGATGATCCGCGAACGTGCCGGTTCGATCCTCAATATCACTTCGGTCGGTGCTATCCGCAGCCTTCCAACCTCAGTACACTACGCGACGTCGAAGGCAGCGATGATCGGTTTTACCAAATGCCTGTCACGCGAAGCAGCTAATTTCGGTATCTCGGTCAACGCGATCGCCGCCGGCATCTTCGACACGGACCTTGGACAAACGCTCCCCGAACGCCTGCTTCAGATGCATGATTTTTGGGTCGCCAAAGGCCGGCAGGGCCAACCTGCCGAACTAGCCGAATTCGCCGCCTTCATGACCTCAGACCGCAACAGCTTCATGAGCGGCGAGGTCGTCATCGTCGACGGCGGAGCGATCACGTAA
- a CDS encoding DNA alkylation repair protein codes for MATKLTARAFSEKLLALRSDEELKKHERYFKFVSSDQTSDDYFIGVRMGSIFELGKEFSEMPVGEIEKLLESPIHEMRVGAMSIMGQSAKGKKCTEDRLKELYELYLRRHDRINNWDLVDLAAYYVVGNYLADKPRDILYDLAGSANLWERRTAIVATAHFILKLKQTEDTFAIAEILVNDPEDLVHKGTGWMLRAAGEVNRSGLLAFLDKFAATMPRVLLRYSIEKLDQDRRNHYLKRALS; via the coding sequence ATGGCAACAAAACTTACCGCTCGAGCTTTCTCAGAGAAACTTCTTGCTCTCCGCTCCGACGAAGAGCTGAAAAAGCACGAGCGCTATTTCAAATTCGTTAGCAGCGATCAAACCTCGGACGACTATTTTATCGGCGTCCGAATGGGCAGTATCTTCGAGCTGGGGAAAGAGTTCAGTGAAATGCCGGTTGGCGAGATCGAAAAGCTGCTTGAGAGCCCGATACATGAGATGCGCGTCGGAGCTATGAGCATCATGGGCCAGTCGGCGAAGGGCAAAAAATGCACTGAGGATCGGCTCAAGGAACTCTACGAACTCTATCTCCGCCGCCACGACCGCATCAATAATTGGGATCTCGTCGATCTCGCCGCCTACTACGTCGTCGGCAATTACTTAGCCGACAAACCGCGGGATATTCTCTACGACCTCGCCGGCTCAGCAAACCTCTGGGAACGCCGAACAGCAATTGTCGCGACAGCCCATTTCATCTTGAAGCTCAAGCAGACCGAAGACACTTTCGCGATCGCGGAAATACTGGTAAATGACCCGGAAGATCTTGTCCACAAAGGCACCGGCTGGATGCTCCGGGCGGCGGGCGAAGTTAACCGGTCAGGTTTACTCGCATTTTTAGACAAGTTTGCGGCAACTATGCCGAGGGTATTGCTGCGGTATTCGATCGAGAAGCTGGACCAAGATCGCCGTAACCACTATCTGAAACGGGCATTATCGTGA
- a CDS encoding GyrI-like domain-containing protein, translating into MEPKIVEINELCLVGMNIRTSHAENRTFELWSAFKPRVKEIANRVSQDFYSVQIFDKGSNFENFTPMTKFEKWAAVEVSDQEKPPDQMSILIVPAGLYAVFIHHGLPSQFAATAAFIHGKWIPESEFEVGQRPHFDLMGPDYRHDDPNAQEEIWVPIERKK; encoded by the coding sequence ATGGAACCAAAAATAGTTGAGATCAATGAACTGTGCTTGGTGGGGATGAACATTCGCACCTCGCACGCCGAGAACAGAACTTTCGAACTGTGGAGTGCCTTTAAACCTCGGGTAAAGGAGATCGCGAATCGCGTCTCGCAGGATTTTTACTCCGTGCAGATCTTTGACAAAGGCAGCAATTTTGAGAACTTCACCCCAATGACGAAATTCGAAAAATGGGCGGCGGTCGAAGTTTCAGATCAGGAAAAACCCCCGGATCAGATGTCCATTTTGATCGTTCCGGCGGGTTTGTACGCAGTTTTTATTCACCACGGACTGCCGAGCCAGTTTGCGGCAACAGCAGCTTTCATTCATGGCAAATGGATACCGGAATCTGAATTTGAGGTCGGCCAACGACCGCATTTCGATCTAATGGGGCCAGATTATCGCCACGATGATCCAAATGCTCAAGAAGAGATCTGGGTTCCCATCGAGCGGAAAAAATAG
- a CDS encoding DUF1801 domain-containing protein, whose amino-acid sequence MPPKRSGPEQVADFFTSLDHPLKSAMAKIREIILSSDDTITEQIKWKGPSFVHGGDDRVTFNVRDSHVLLIFHRGAKVKDSSGRGRLIDDPTDLLKWITDDRATMQFASLAEVLENETKLRDVVRLWIAAA is encoded by the coding sequence ATGCCGCCAAAACGTTCCGGCCCTGAGCAGGTCGCTGATTTTTTCACTAGTCTCGATCATCCGCTAAAAAGCGCGATGGCCAAGATACGCGAGATCATTCTCAGCTCCGACGACACCATAACGGAACAGATCAAATGGAAAGGTCCGAGTTTCGTCCACGGCGGAGACGACCGCGTCACCTTCAACGTGCGTGACAGCCACGTCTTGCTGATCTTCCACCGCGGAGCCAAGGTCAAGGACAGCAGCGGCCGCGGCCGCCTCATCGACGACCCGACCGACCTGCTAAAATGGATCACTGATGACCGTGCAACGATGCAATTTGCGAGTTTGGCAGAAGTTCTGGAGAATGAGACAAAGTTGCGTGACGTTGTGAGGCTATGGATCGCCGCTGCTTGA
- a CDS encoding VOC family protein produces the protein MSQKITTFLMFNDQAEEAMNLYTSVFPNSRIISTMPTPDGKVAGGSFEISGQRYNCYNAGPHPNFVFSQGISLMIAADTQDEVDHYYDKLSEGGEEQACGWLKDKFGVSWQVTPTMLMQNLNDPDRAKAGRVMEAMFKMKKIIIADLETAATG, from the coding sequence ATGAGCCAAAAGATAACCACATTCCTGATGTTCAACGATCAGGCTGAGGAAGCGATGAATCTCTACACCTCGGTTTTCCCAAACAGCCGCATTATTTCGACGATGCCGACGCCTGATGGCAAGGTCGCGGGCGGCTCGTTCGAGATCAGTGGCCAGCGATACAATTGCTACAACGCCGGCCCGCATCCGAATTTCGTGTTCTCGCAGGGCATCTCACTGATGATCGCCGCAGACACGCAGGACGAGGTCGACCACTATTACGACAAACTTAGCGAAGGCGGCGAAGAGCAGGCGTGCGGCTGGTTAAAGGACAAGTTTGGAGTTTCATGGCAGGTCACCCCAACGATGCTGATGCAGAACCTGAATGACCCCGACCGTGCCAAAGCCGGCCGTGTGATGGAAGCGATGTTCAAAATGAAGAAGATAATCATCGCCGATCTCGAAACCGCCGCTACTGGATAA
- a CDS encoding DUF1801 domain-containing protein: MQKAAENVDKYIEQFEPEIRELLGQMRKTICAAAPNAEETISYAIPSYKLDGMLVHFAAFTKHIGFYPGAGGIAAFADELAGYKTSKGTVQFPFGEPLPLELVTRIVKFRVEQNLEKKKK, translated from the coding sequence ATGCAGAAAGCCGCTGAAAACGTAGACAAATATATCGAGCAGTTCGAGCCCGAGATCCGCGAGCTGCTGGGACAGATGCGAAAAACGATCTGTGCAGCCGCTCCGAATGCCGAGGAGACGATCAGCTACGCGATACCGTCATATAAGCTGGACGGAATGCTCGTCCATTTCGCGGCGTTCACGAAACACATCGGCTTCTATCCCGGAGCCGGCGGCATCGCGGCGTTTGCGGACGAGCTTGCCGGATACAAAACTTCAAAAGGAACGGTCCAATTCCCTTTCGGCGAGCCTTTGCCGCTCGAGTTAGTAACGCGGATCGTGAAGTTTCGCGTTGAACAAAATTTGGAGAAGAAAAAGAAATGA
- a CDS encoding SRPBCC family protein, translating to MPNKTTVTAEPGRQELFITREFDAPRELVFKAHTDPELYVQWVGPHGMTMTIEHWDCREGGTYKYTHERDEHKYAFFGCYHEVAAPERFIGTFEFDGLPERGHVILGKTTFEELPNGRSRVVHQSVFFSVADRDGMVQSGMERGVSDGYDKLDAILGDLSAATANGSAAA from the coding sequence ATGCCAAACAAAACCACAGTCACAGCCGAGCCTGGCAGGCAGGAACTATTTATCACCCGCGAATTTGACGCTCCGCGAGAGCTTGTTTTCAAAGCACACACTGATCCGGAATTGTACGTTCAATGGGTCGGGCCGCACGGGATGACGATGACGATCGAGCATTGGGATTGCCGCGAGGGTGGTACGTACAAGTACACGCATGAACGTGATGAGCATAAATACGCATTTTTCGGGTGCTATCACGAGGTCGCCGCTCCGGAGCGATTCATTGGGACTTTCGAATTTGACGGGCTGCCGGAACGCGGACACGTGATCTTGGGCAAAACAACCTTCGAAGAGCTACCGAACGGCCGCAGCCGCGTGGTGCACCAATCGGTCTTTTTCTCGGTTGCCGATCGCGACGGAATGGTCCAATCCGGCATGGAACGCGGCGTCAGTGACGGCTACGATAAGCTCGATGCTATCCTTGGAGATCTATCCGCGGCGACCGCAAATGGATCTGCGGCAGCATGA
- a CDS encoding helix-turn-helix transcriptional regulator encodes MDTFTALAEPTRRIILERLVANGNMSATDIYRGFAASPPAISQHLKVLREAKLVRVEKRAQQRIYYINPEPMKKLEKWIKQFSAAKEQEFQRLDKLLETLKKNKRLLLQCCRLLRNRLSPHQVRRGIDNNLSSG; translated from the coding sequence ATGGACACATTCACCGCACTTGCCGAACCAACGAGGCGAATCATCCTTGAGAGGCTTGTCGCGAATGGGAACATGTCGGCGACGGATATTTATCGCGGGTTTGCGGCGAGTCCGCCGGCGATTTCGCAGCATTTGAAGGTGCTGCGGGAGGCTAAGCTGGTGCGGGTCGAGAAGCGGGCACAGCAGCGGATCTATTACATAAACCCGGAACCGATGAAAAAGCTTGAAAAATGGATCAAACAATTCTCGGCGGCTAAAGAGCAGGAGTTTCAGCGTCTCGACAAATTGCTGGAAACCTTGAAAAAGAACAAGCGGCTGCTGCTCCAATGCTGCCGTTTACTGAGGAATAGACTAAGCCCGCATCAAGTACGGCGAGGTATCGACAATAATTTAAGTTCGGGATGA